In Uloborus diversus isolate 005 unplaced genomic scaffold, Udiv.v.3.1 scaffold_787, whole genome shotgun sequence, one DNA window encodes the following:
- the LOC129233901 gene encoding uncharacterized protein LOC129233901, with the protein MDKTSAIVLTGNNWNLWKFQMKIILESKGLFEAINGDFPVEVDTEDENDYLEKLAEYRKKDLKAQEIIVSRVEEGPMAHIITCENANAMWNKLCSVYEHKSEVSIYMLQKKFFNYSHDGKDLSLYISGLEEIRTKLKQYKENISDHMFMTKVLMGLPQEYQHFISAWESVPVENQSINEL; encoded by the coding sequence ATGGATAAGACAAGTGCGATAGTGCTAACAGGAAATAACTGGAATTTATGGaagtttcaaatgaaaataattttagaaagtaaAGGGCTTTTTGAAGCTATTAATGGAGATTTTCCAGTTGAAGTTGACACAGAGGATGAGAAtgattatttagaaaaattagCTGAATATAGAAAGAAAGATTTGAAAGCTCAAGAAATAATTGTGAGTCGAGTAGAAGAAGGTCCGATGGCTCATATTATCACTTGCGAAAATGCAAATGCTATGTGGAATAAACTGTGTTCAGTTTATGAGCACAAGTCAGAAGTGAGCATTTATATGCTACAAAAGAAGTTCTTCAATTATAGTCATGATGGAAAGGATTTGTCTTTGTACATATCTGGACTTGAAGAAATTAGGactaaattaaaacaatataagGAAAATATCTCCGATCATATGTTTATGACCAAAGTCCTTATGGGCTTGCCTCAGGAATATCAGCATTTCATCAGTGCTTGGGAGTCAGTACCAGTTGAAAACCAATCAATTAATGAACTG